One window of Chloroflexus aggregans DSM 9485 genomic DNA carries:
- a CDS encoding MBL fold metallo-hydrolase — protein sequence MKVRFWGVRGFVPTPHEAMLRYGGNTCCTAVTGDHGELIVLDTGTGFCMLGDELMQGEFGRGRGTLTLLISHTYWDHILGLPFPGVVHIPGNRLDIYGPDSTRGSLQMVYDGILSPVYSPVYGLAHIGATHRFTTISTEPFTIGRLTVRALPLSRHSHSPIWAYRLEEDSRVLVYMTDVRYNEDRIWKQAIAFTRNAHVLIHSAPYLRDEPVEDYGHSRIEDAIEVAQQAGVERLFIFHHAPTRTDDELDAIAARFRAQLAAQGSSLSFAIAAEGMELLV from the coding sequence ATGAAGGTGCGTTTCTGGGGAGTACGTGGATTTGTACCGACCCCCCACGAGGCGATGTTGCGTTACGGTGGTAATACGTGCTGTACGGCCGTAACCGGCGACCATGGCGAATTGATCGTACTTGATACCGGCACCGGCTTTTGTATGTTGGGTGATGAATTAATGCAGGGGGAGTTCGGGCGCGGCCGTGGTACGCTAACCCTTTTGATTAGCCATACCTATTGGGATCACATCCTTGGCCTTCCTTTCCCCGGTGTTGTCCACATTCCCGGTAATCGCCTCGATATCTACGGCCCCGACAGCACCCGTGGCTCGTTACAGATGGTCTACGATGGTATCCTCTCACCGGTCTATTCACCGGTTTACGGTTTGGCCCATATTGGTGCGACTCATCGCTTTACGACCATCTCGACCGAGCCGTTTACCATTGGGCGACTGACGGTACGTGCCTTACCACTCTCACGTCATTCACATTCACCGATCTGGGCCTACCGCTTGGAAGAGGATTCCCGTGTGCTGGTCTACATGACTGATGTGCGCTACAACGAAGATAGGATTTGGAAACAGGCTATCGCCTTTACCCGCAATGCTCATGTCCTGATCCACAGCGCACCATACTTGCGTGATGAGCCTGTCGAAGATTATGGCCATAGCCGGATTGAAGACGCGATTGAGGTTGCCCAACAAGCCGGTGTCGAGCGATTGTTCATTTTTCACCATGCCCCGACCCGAACCGACGATGAACTCGATGCCATTGCTGCCCGCTTTCGTGCTCAGTTGGCAGCGCAGGGTAGTTCGTTGTCCTTTGCGATTGCGGCGGAGGGGATGGAACTGCTGGTGTGA
- the hpf gene encoding ribosome hibernation-promoting factor, HPF/YfiA family: protein MEFTIKSRNGKISERQREHIEEKLAKLGRYLNGITSITVEVQHEQQRNVGEVYRVQTTLVAEHGVILRAEERAADLYAAIDAVQEVLQRQIQRYKDKYWRRSRELRRATNGLTPAEEVAIAEAETEAMTAPVETEPVAKVIRTKTFRLRPMFVDDAIEQMELLGHTFFVFQDAETMQISVLYRRRDGNYGVIVPEVG from the coding sequence ATGGAGTTTACCATCAAGAGCCGAAACGGCAAGATCTCAGAACGCCAGCGTGAGCACATCGAGGAGAAACTCGCCAAGCTTGGGCGGTATCTGAACGGCATTACCAGTATCACCGTCGAAGTACAACACGAACAACAGCGCAATGTCGGTGAAGTCTATCGGGTGCAGACGACGCTGGTTGCCGAGCATGGCGTTATCCTGCGCGCTGAAGAGCGTGCCGCCGACCTCTATGCCGCAATCGATGCAGTGCAGGAGGTATTGCAGCGCCAAATCCAGCGCTACAAAGACAAATATTGGCGGCGAAGCCGCGAATTGCGGCGCGCGACTAATGGGTTAACTCCGGCTGAAGAGGTGGCGATTGCCGAGGCTGAAACCGAAGCTATGACGGCTCCGGTTGAAACTGAACCTGTGGCAAAGGTCATTCGAACGAAGACGTTCCGGCTGCGTCCAATGTTCGTTGATGATGCAATCGAGCAAATGGAGTTACTCGGCCACACCTTCTTCGTCTTCCAAGACGCTGAGACGATGCAAATCAGTGTATTGTATCGCCGGCGTGATGGTAACTACGGAGTAATTGTGCCAGAAGTCGGGTAG
- a CDS encoding DUF4190 domain-containing protein, translating into MRQCPICGHALAGNERFCPTCGQALAVADQTPAPVLDTTINLMPTYNSRLAIASLIFGIMTWILFFIPLLLAVPAIVCGHLGQEAIKRSNGMVVGNGLAVLGLGLGYTHIALTLVALCVAIAMVIG; encoded by the coding sequence GTGCGACAGTGCCCGATTTGCGGTCATGCCCTTGCCGGCAACGAGCGGTTTTGTCCCACATGCGGTCAGGCTTTGGCCGTAGCCGACCAAACGCCTGCCCCGGTACTTGATACCACCATCAACCTTATGCCAACCTACAATAGCCGGTTGGCAATTGCCAGCTTGATCTTCGGGATCATGACGTGGATTCTGTTCTTCATCCCTCTCTTGCTGGCGGTACCGGCCATCGTGTGTGGACATCTCGGACAAGAGGCGATTAAGCGTAGCAATGGCATGGTAGTTGGGAATGGTCTGGCTGTACTAGGATTGGGATTAGGATATACGCACATCGCGCTGACGCTGGTAGCACTCTGTGTGGCTATAGCGATGGTTATCGGCTAA
- the trpC gene encoding indole-3-glycerol phosphate synthase TrpC, with protein sequence MREPSILEQILAHKRLEVRRQQAKIPLAVLREKVHRAPPVRDFAAALRRTPSTALIAEVKKASPSRGVLLTDFDHLALARTYVANGAAAISVLTDQRFFQGSLMYLTGIRKLPEVQQVGTPLLRKDFIIDPYQVYEARAYGADALLLIVAALDDELLRDLFALTYELGMHALIEVHTIAELERALSLHPPIIGVNNRDLHRFVTERTTTKMIADALPPPPHRPLLVSESGIFTPEHVAEVRSYGADAILVGEALVTAGDIGAQVRALATASTR encoded by the coding sequence ATGCGTGAACCATCTATCCTTGAACAGATTTTGGCCCATAAACGGCTTGAGGTCCGCCGACAGCAGGCGAAAATCCCTTTAGCAGTACTGCGTGAGAAAGTTCATCGGGCGCCACCGGTGCGCGATTTTGCGGCAGCCCTCCGTCGTACACCGAGTACCGCGCTGATTGCCGAGGTAAAGAAAGCATCGCCGAGTCGGGGGGTATTGCTCACCGATTTCGACCATCTGGCGCTCGCCCGCACTTACGTGGCAAATGGCGCCGCCGCGATTTCGGTCCTTACCGACCAGCGCTTCTTTCAGGGCAGTTTGATGTATCTAACCGGCATCCGCAAGCTCCCTGAAGTGCAACAGGTCGGTACACCGCTGCTGCGTAAGGATTTTATTATCGATCCGTACCAAGTCTACGAAGCACGCGCTTACGGCGCCGACGCCCTACTGCTGATCGTCGCTGCGCTTGACGATGAGCTTCTCCGCGATTTGTTTGCTCTCACATACGAGCTTGGTATGCATGCGCTGATCGAGGTACATACTATCGCCGAACTTGAACGCGCGTTATCGCTCCATCCTCCGATCATCGGCGTGAATAACCGCGATCTGCATCGTTTTGTCACCGAACGAACAACGACGAAGATGATTGCCGACGCTTTACCTCCTCCACCGCACCGTCCATTACTGGTGAGCGAAAGTGGAATCTTTACGCCAGAACACGTTGCCGAAGTGCGTAGCTATGGCGCCGATGCCATCCTGGTCGGTGAAGCATTGGTGACGGCAGGTGATATCGGTGCACAGGTGCGAGCGTTGGCAACCGCATCCACAAGGTGA
- a CDS encoding carboxypeptidase-like regulatory domain-containing protein: MLLDTEGKPIAQLFVFLATITDNPTGPVISFSLDSQKGATDNQGNFVIRDVPAGIYSLAIWTPATNFLIPAPNGEPGSAIRVEVRNGEITELGQIRIRRP; this comes from the coding sequence GTGTTGCTTGACACTGAAGGTAAGCCAATTGCCCAACTTTTTGTGTTCTTAGCCACGATTACCGATAATCCGACTGGACCGGTTATCTCCTTCTCGCTCGATTCGCAAAAGGGTGCTACTGATAATCAAGGCAATTTTGTTATCCGAGATGTACCGGCAGGCATTTATTCACTGGCAATTTGGACACCGGCTACTAACTTTCTCATTCCTGCGCCTAATGGTGAACCGGGATCGGCGATTCGCGTTGAGGTACGTAACGGTGAAATTACCGAGTTAGGTCAGATCCGTATTCGCAGACCGTAG
- a CDS encoding class I SAM-dependent methyltransferase, protein MTILYSTSFIPEAICKICNHTGATPVFSGPDRLMCLPGVFQFVRCSYCGTFYQWPKLPWDELQKYYQGDYDSYISALADEPSRIRRWLRRRYTLKMRRFVEQFAQNGVLLDIGCGTGVFLEEMQMSGRWQLHGIEPTTTAANYVRQRFGIPVINSLVEQVSLPDCTFDVVTMWNVFEHLSDPKLVIQKVYHSLKPNGIAIIAVPNYESLSRVIFGKYWCGWDLPRHLFILPSTTLLELVKRTGFTVRQHKCFIGTYALLGHSLSFLQQDLTGSKQTALSILQKIYISPIGRLLFYPLQYMTEQTGLASIKVWALQKT, encoded by the coding sequence ATGACAATCCTCTACTCTACATCCTTCATACCAGAGGCTATCTGCAAAATCTGCAACCACACCGGTGCAACTCCGGTATTCAGTGGACCTGACCGTCTAATGTGTTTGCCCGGTGTATTTCAATTTGTGCGTTGCTCCTACTGTGGTACATTCTATCAATGGCCGAAATTGCCTTGGGATGAATTACAAAAGTATTATCAAGGAGATTATGATTCCTACATTTCCGCATTAGCTGATGAACCATCACGCATCCGCCGTTGGCTTCGACGGCGATACACTTTGAAAATGCGTCGGTTCGTTGAACAATTTGCCCAAAATGGAGTATTGCTTGACATTGGCTGTGGCACAGGTGTGTTTCTAGAAGAAATGCAGATGAGTGGCCGATGGCAATTGCACGGCATAGAACCAACAACAACTGCCGCAAATTATGTCAGACAGCGATTTGGGATACCGGTAATTAATTCATTAGTAGAGCAAGTTTCGCTACCCGACTGTACATTTGATGTAGTTACAATGTGGAATGTGTTTGAACATTTATCCGATCCCAAATTAGTCATCCAAAAGGTCTATCATTCACTCAAACCTAATGGAATTGCAATCATTGCAGTACCAAACTATGAGAGCCTGAGTAGAGTAATATTTGGCAAATATTGGTGTGGTTGGGACTTGCCACGACATTTATTTATCTTACCGAGTACTACTCTTCTTGAATTGGTTAAACGAACTGGTTTTACTGTGCGCCAGCATAAATGCTTTATCGGCACTTACGCATTGCTTGGCCATTCGCTATCATTTTTACAACAAGATCTGACCGGAAGCAAACAAACAGCCTTATCCATACTTCAAAAAATATACATTTCACCAATTGGAAGGCTACTATTCTACCCTCTTCAGTATATGACAGAGCAGACTGGGCTGGCAAGTATTAAAGTTTGGGCATTACAAAAAACATGA
- a CDS encoding glycosyltransferase translates to MRKPVVILGAGIAGLSISYFLAQRGIPSIVLEKNPYYGGLARSFRWNDFWCDFAAHRFYAHDQEVLDRVRSITPMIEHYRRSRIFFKQRWLRDPIDIIELFSHLSMHERWHILQDYLRRDKTLPDHSFEQYVVKRYGHALYDIFFRCYTERLFSLSGHDIAVEWAIWKVRLSSPLDRLKNSTRTKFRRFYYPISGGYGAIVNGLYQKIQEQVILNAQVTSFIRNQNGQVQGVTYRRGNQEYELHAQHIISTLPLTVTAQLLGEEIKISYQKVDAVYLLLNKPLMSNNHWLYFMDSSSTINRLVEFKNMSNHQTPPNTTVVCAEVTIEVPNIVERVVNDLVQSKLIQPHEVIDTRVIREPFAYPRYTRGYINEVQRFQQVLQHYPNIHILGRSAQFTHYEVDDLLDQAYQMAQQITQTQPITIQSTNKEPPVWIVILTLNNYHDTEECLRSLQSLDYPSYNIVLVDNGSSDNTPNLVRKQFPNVKVIENHYNLGVAAGYNVGIHYALDNGAEYIFILNNDTTVDPLIITHLVQAAHEPNAGILMPIVYYYHNPQQVWSAGARYRAFPPAIVMERKIYNTYHDLQFAISCGFLITRHALEKAGLFDESFRFLWDDLDFSQRVRRAGLRILQVPQAKMWHKVSQTTNPASEQFWRTHGESSVIFFRRHRQSFPLPPIFYLGYFALREFIFKRRLKSLPSFLQGIRSGQTKQLVDVPLPKDRMSYP, encoded by the coding sequence ATGCGAAAACCTGTCGTTATTTTAGGTGCTGGTATAGCAGGATTAAGTATATCCTATTTCTTAGCACAGCGTGGTATTCCATCGATAGTCTTAGAAAAAAATCCATATTACGGCGGACTTGCCCGAAGCTTCCGCTGGAACGATTTCTGGTGTGACTTTGCTGCACACCGTTTTTATGCACATGATCAAGAAGTGCTTGATCGTGTACGATCTATCACTCCAATGATTGAACACTACCGGCGTAGTCGTATTTTTTTTAAGCAACGCTGGTTACGCGATCCGATAGATATCATCGAGTTATTCTCACACCTATCAATGCATGAAAGATGGCACATCTTACAAGATTACCTCAGACGAGACAAAACATTACCAGACCATTCATTCGAACAATATGTGGTGAAGCGGTATGGTCATGCACTATACGATATTTTCTTTCGCTGTTACACCGAACGACTCTTCTCACTCTCTGGTCACGACATTGCAGTTGAATGGGCCATTTGGAAAGTTAGACTATCTTCACCACTTGATCGACTAAAGAACTCAACTAGGACAAAGTTCCGCCGATTTTACTATCCAATAAGTGGCGGTTATGGCGCAATTGTTAATGGATTATACCAAAAAATACAAGAACAAGTAATTCTAAACGCACAAGTTACTAGTTTTATCCGTAATCAAAACGGGCAAGTACAAGGTGTAACGTACCGTCGTGGCAATCAAGAGTACGAATTACACGCACAACACATTATATCTACATTACCACTAACAGTCACAGCTCAATTATTAGGAGAAGAGATCAAAATAAGCTACCAAAAGGTTGACGCAGTCTATTTATTACTTAACAAACCTTTAATGAGCAACAACCACTGGTTATACTTCATGGATAGTTCATCAACTATCAATCGTCTTGTTGAATTTAAAAATATGAGTAACCATCAAACACCACCAAATACAACAGTAGTATGTGCAGAGGTAACTATTGAAGTACCAAACATCGTTGAACGAGTAGTAAATGATTTAGTACAGAGCAAGTTGATCCAACCACATGAGGTAATTGACACACGTGTGATACGCGAACCATTTGCATATCCACGATATACTCGGGGCTATATTAATGAGGTACAAAGGTTCCAACAAGTATTGCAACATTACCCGAATATACACATTTTAGGTAGATCGGCACAATTCACTCATTATGAGGTCGATGATCTACTAGATCAGGCATATCAAATGGCACAGCAAATAACACAAACACAGCCTATTACAATCCAATCCACCAATAAAGAACCGCCTGTTTGGATTGTAATTTTAACCCTAAACAATTATCATGACACCGAGGAGTGCTTACGTTCACTACAATCGTTAGACTACCCTTCATACAATATTGTACTGGTTGATAACGGATCGAGCGATAACACACCAAATCTGGTAAGAAAACAGTTTCCCAACGTAAAAGTAATAGAAAACCACTACAACCTCGGTGTAGCGGCGGGGTACAACGTCGGAATTCACTATGCACTTGATAATGGTGCAGAATATATCTTTATCCTCAACAACGACACAACGGTCGATCCTCTTATCATAACACATCTCGTACAAGCCGCCCACGAACCAAATGCCGGAATTCTAATGCCTATCGTTTACTATTATCACAATCCACAACAAGTCTGGTCGGCAGGGGCACGTTATCGTGCTTTTCCACCAGCCATTGTAATGGAGCGTAAAATTTATAACACATACCATGATCTTCAGTTTGCGATTAGTTGTGGTTTCCTAATAACTCGACATGCTCTTGAAAAAGCCGGTTTGTTTGATGAAAGCTTTCGCTTTCTCTGGGATGATCTAGATTTTTCACAACGAGTACGCAGAGCTGGACTACGCATTCTACAAGTTCCACAAGCTAAGATGTGGCATAAGGTCTCACAAACAACAAACCCTGCTTCTGAGCAATTTTGGCGAACTCATGGAGAAAGTAGTGTGATTTTCTTCCGCAGACATAGGCAGTCATTTCCGCTTCCACCAATATTTTATCTAGGTTACTTTGCCTTACGCGAATTTATCTTCAAACGTCGTTTGAAATCGTTACCTTCATTCTTACAAGGTATACGTAGTGGTCAAACAAAACAACTAGTAGATGTACCTCTACCCAAGGATCGGATGTCATATCCATAG
- a CDS encoding YifB family Mg chelatase-like AAA ATPase produces MLAKVLSCAVIGLDGVLVDVEVDVAGGMPAFSVVGLGDAAVHESRERVRSAVRNSGMRFPMQRITVNLAPADLRKAGPAYDLPIALGLLIATGQLDANLADAVFVGELSLDGSLRHTDGILPMAAVARAHGITTMYLPAEDAAEAALIDGLHIIPLTSLRALIDHLNGDHPIRPYQGQMGFTPIVPTPHVDFADVRGQEHVKRALEIAAAGGHNVLMSGPPGAGKTMLARALHAILPPLSFAEALEVTKIYSVAGQLPRDTPLIRERPFCAPHHTVSTAGLVGGGTRVKPGMITLAHRGILFLDELPEFGHRLEVLRQPLEDRIVTLSRAQGSITYPAAFMLVAAQNPCPCGWHGDPERTCTCSPTLVNRYQRRVSGPLLDRIDLHIEAPRIKYDKLSSLAAGETSAAVRERVIFARNRQTERLRQHPHCRSNADLGPAEIRAFCALDNAGQSLLKSAVQRLNLSARSYHRILRLARTIADLAGANQIAAVHVAEAIQYRPRQGE; encoded by the coding sequence ATGCTGGCCAAGGTGTTGAGTTGTGCCGTTATCGGACTAGACGGCGTGCTGGTTGACGTAGAGGTTGATGTCGCCGGTGGCATGCCCGCTTTCAGTGTTGTCGGGCTAGGCGACGCTGCGGTACACGAAAGCCGCGAACGAGTACGTTCCGCAGTACGAAATAGTGGTATGCGCTTTCCGATGCAGCGCATTACCGTCAATCTCGCCCCTGCCGACCTACGCAAGGCCGGACCGGCGTATGATCTACCGATCGCGCTCGGCTTGCTGATCGCTACCGGTCAACTCGATGCCAACCTTGCCGATGCGGTGTTTGTCGGTGAACTCAGCCTTGACGGTAGCCTCCGTCACACCGACGGCATTCTCCCAATGGCGGCAGTGGCCCGTGCCCACGGCATCACGACAATGTATCTCCCCGCCGAAGACGCGGCTGAAGCGGCGCTAATTGACGGTCTCCACATTATCCCGCTAACCTCTCTCCGTGCATTAATCGACCATCTCAATGGTGATCATCCAATACGACCCTATCAAGGGCAGATGGGGTTTACCCCTATCGTTCCAACGCCACACGTCGATTTTGCCGATGTGCGTGGGCAAGAGCACGTGAAACGGGCGTTAGAAATTGCCGCCGCTGGAGGCCACAACGTTCTGATGAGTGGTCCGCCGGGGGCAGGCAAGACAATGCTCGCGCGTGCGCTCCACGCCATCTTACCGCCGCTCAGCTTTGCGGAGGCACTCGAAGTCACCAAAATCTACAGTGTCGCCGGGCAACTCCCACGCGACACACCGCTCATTCGAGAACGCCCTTTCTGCGCACCGCATCACACCGTTTCAACCGCAGGACTCGTTGGTGGCGGCACGCGGGTCAAACCCGGAATGATCACCCTCGCTCACCGCGGCATCTTGTTTCTCGACGAGCTACCCGAATTTGGTCATCGGTTAGAAGTATTACGTCAACCGCTCGAAGACCGCATCGTCACGCTGAGTCGGGCACAAGGCAGTATCACCTACCCGGCAGCCTTCATGCTCGTTGCGGCCCAAAACCCATGTCCGTGCGGTTGGCACGGTGACCCCGAGCGAACCTGCACCTGCTCACCAACCCTCGTCAACCGCTATCAACGGCGGGTCAGCGGGCCACTCCTCGATCGCATCGACCTCCACATCGAGGCCCCGCGGATCAAATACGACAAACTCAGCAGCCTCGCAGCCGGTGAAACCTCAGCCGCCGTGCGTGAACGGGTCATCTTTGCTCGCAACCGCCAGACCGAACGACTCCGCCAACACCCGCACTGCCGCAGTAATGCCGACCTCGGCCCGGCCGAAATTCGCGCCTTTTGCGCCCTAGACAACGCCGGCCAATCCCTACTCAAATCGGCGGTCCAGCGTCTTAATCTTTCTGCGCGCAGTTACCACCGCATTTTGCGACTCGCCCGCACCATCGCCGATCTGGCCGGCGCCAACCAGATCGCTGCCGTTCACGTTGCCGAAGCAATTCAATACCGACCACGGCAGGGGGAGTGA
- a CDS encoding RNA polymerase sigma factor, with translation MQPPTHHTIVTGLHQRDPQIIGWLYTTYAPRLIGYFTRRLRDPDLARDLYHELFLRLLERAPTFTDRGVPIEAWLFRLAHDLVVDTHRRAGRSVPLTDAAHSAADDAVTLTCLHAADQAALYQAITTLPLTYRRVLTLRFRDNCSLADTALQLGLSLSATKALQRRAIACLRALLVTAPDDVPPSLPPYSPPMA, from the coding sequence ATGCAGCCCCCTACTCATCACACCATCGTGACCGGACTTCACCAGCGCGACCCGCAGATCATCGGCTGGCTCTACACGACCTACGCCCCGCGCCTTATTGGCTATTTCACCCGTCGTCTGCGTGACCCCGACCTCGCCCGCGACCTGTACCACGAATTGTTCCTGCGTCTGCTCGAGCGCGCCCCCACCTTCACCGACCGGGGCGTGCCCATCGAGGCGTGGCTTTTTCGTCTCGCCCACGACCTCGTCGTTGATACGCATCGGCGTGCCGGGCGGAGCGTCCCCCTGACCGACGCGGCGCACTCCGCCGCTGACGATGCTGTTACCCTCACCTGCCTCCACGCTGCCGACCAGGCTGCGCTCTACCAGGCCATCACCACGCTGCCCTTGACTTACCGGCGTGTGCTCACCTTGCGCTTTCGTGACAACTGCTCGCTCGCCGATACCGCGCTTCAGCTCGGTCTCTCCCTCTCGGCCACTAAGGCCCTCCAACGTCGCGCCATCGCTTGCCTCCGCGCTCTCCTCGTCACTGCCCCCGACGATGTTCCTCCATCCCTCCCCCCGTACTCCCCGCCGATGGCGTGA
- a CDS encoding RNA polymerase sigma factor, translating into MQPPTHHTIVTGLHQRDPQIIGWLYTTYAPRLIGYFTRRLRDPDLARDLYHELFLRLLERAPTFTDRGVPIEAWLFRLAHDLVVDTHRRAGRSVPLTDAAHSAADDAVTLTCLHAADQAALHQALTTLPLTYRRVLTLRFRDNCSLADTALQLGLSLSATKALQRRAIACLRALLVTAPDDVPPSLPPYSPPMA; encoded by the coding sequence ATGCAGCCCCCTACTCATCACACCATCGTGACCGGACTTCACCAGCGCGACCCGCAGATTATCGGCTGGCTCTACACGACCTACGCCCCGCGCCTTATTGGCTATTTCACCCGTCGTCTGCGTGACCCCGACCTCGCCCGCGACCTGTACCACGAATTGTTCCTGCGTCTGCTCGAGCGCGCCCCCACCTTCACCGACCGGGGCGTGCCCATCGAGGCGTGGCTTTTTCGTCTCGCCCACGACCTCGTCGTTGATACGCATCGGCGTGCCGGGCGGAGCGTCCCCCTGACCGACGCGGCGCACTCCGCCGCTGACGATGCTGTTACCCTTACCTGCCTCCACGCTGCCGACCAGGCTGCGCTCCACCAGGCCCTCACCACGCTGCCCCTGACCTACCGGCGTGTGCTCACCTTGCGCTTTCGTGACAACTGCTCGCTCGCCGATACCGCGCTTCAGCTCGGTCTCTCCCTCTCGGCCACTAAGGCCCTCCAACGTCGCGCCATCGCTTGCCTCCGCGCTCTCCTCGTCACTGCCCCCGACGATGTTCCTCCATCCCTCCCCCCGTACTCCCCGCCGATGGCGTGA